A portion of the Nomia melanderi isolate GNS246 chromosome 2, iyNomMela1, whole genome shotgun sequence genome contains these proteins:
- the LOC116424100 gene encoding uncharacterized protein F13E9.13, mitochondrial isoform X2, with amino-acid sequence MFIVSRTPLYNHNVKQIINDAVRDATIYKNCSVDGILVENMHDIPYVKAKNLTPETTAMMTRVCTEIKKIVPDNIPCGVQILAGCNKEAIAVAKAADFQFIRAEGFVFSHIADEGFIDACAGTLLRYRKQIDAEDILVFADIKKKHSSHTVTSDVSLSATAKAAEFFLADGIILTGTATGDPASATELSELKKVAKGPVLVGSGVTINNINNYASSDAIIIGSHFKVNGIWSNTVDENKVNDFMLKMKRISPN; translated from the exons ATGTTCATTGTCTCAA GAACTCCTTTATACAATCATAATGTGAAGCAGATTATAAATGATGCAGTCAGAGATGCCACAATTTATAAAAACTGTAGTGTT GATGGTATCTTAGTGGAAAATATGCATGACATTCCATACGTAAAAGCTAAAAATTTAACTCCTGAAACTACTGCAATGATGACCAGAGTTTgtacagaaattaaaaaaatagtacCTGACAATATACCATGTGGTGTACAG ATTCTAGCAGGGTGTAACAAGGAAGCAATTGCTGTGGCCAAAGCTGCAGATTTTCAGTTCATCAGGGCAGAGGGCTTTGTCTTTTCACATATTGCAGATGAGGGTTTCATAGATGCTTGTGCCGGTACTTTGTTACGGTATAGAAAACAGATAGATGCAGAAGATATTCTAGTTTTCGCtgatattaaaaagaaacatag TTCACACACAGTCACTTCAGATGTCAGCTTATCAGCGACAGCGAAAGCAGCAGAATTTTTCTTAGCTGACGGAATAATACTGACAGGAACTGCAACTGGCGATCCAGCCAGTGCAACAGAGCTTTCAG AACTTAAAAAAGTGGCAAAGGGCCCTGTACTTGTTGGTTCTGGTGTcacaataaacaatataaacaattatgCGTCCTCTGATGCAATAATCATAGGATCCCACTTCAAGGTCAATGGAATCTGGAGCAATACAGTCGACGAAAACAAGGTTAACGATTTCATGTTGAAAATGAAACGGATATCGCCGaactga
- the LOC116424100 gene encoding uncharacterized protein F13E9.13, mitochondrial isoform X1 → MLRFHKFFTKGKCSVIGMVHVGALPGTPLYNHNVKQIINDAVRDATIYKNCSVDGILVENMHDIPYVKAKNLTPETTAMMTRVCTEIKKIVPDNIPCGVQILAGCNKEAIAVAKAADFQFIRAEGFVFSHIADEGFIDACAGTLLRYRKQIDAEDILVFADIKKKHSSHTVTSDVSLSATAKAAEFFLADGIILTGTATGDPASATELSELKKVAKGPVLVGSGVTINNINNYASSDAIIIGSHFKVNGIWSNTVDENKVNDFMLKMKRISPN, encoded by the exons atgctacgttttcataaatttttcacaAAAGGAAAATGTTCAGTGATTGGTATGGTGCATGTTGGTGCATTACCtg GAACTCCTTTATACAATCATAATGTGAAGCAGATTATAAATGATGCAGTCAGAGATGCCACAATTTATAAAAACTGTAGTGTT GATGGTATCTTAGTGGAAAATATGCATGACATTCCATACGTAAAAGCTAAAAATTTAACTCCTGAAACTACTGCAATGATGACCAGAGTTTgtacagaaattaaaaaaatagtacCTGACAATATACCATGTGGTGTACAG ATTCTAGCAGGGTGTAACAAGGAAGCAATTGCTGTGGCCAAAGCTGCAGATTTTCAGTTCATCAGGGCAGAGGGCTTTGTCTTTTCACATATTGCAGATGAGGGTTTCATAGATGCTTGTGCCGGTACTTTGTTACGGTATAGAAAACAGATAGATGCAGAAGATATTCTAGTTTTCGCtgatattaaaaagaaacatag TTCACACACAGTCACTTCAGATGTCAGCTTATCAGCGACAGCGAAAGCAGCAGAATTTTTCTTAGCTGACGGAATAATACTGACAGGAACTGCAACTGGCGATCCAGCCAGTGCAACAGAGCTTTCAG AACTTAAAAAAGTGGCAAAGGGCCCTGTACTTGTTGGTTCTGGTGTcacaataaacaatataaacaattatgCGTCCTCTGATGCAATAATCATAGGATCCCACTTCAAGGTCAATGGAATCTGGAGCAATACAGTCGACGAAAACAAGGTTAACGATTTCATGTTGAAAATGAAACGGATATCGCCGaactga
- the TP53INP gene encoding tumor protein p53 inducible nuclear protein isoform X2, whose translation MLSSLANYLLGGNISAAQDSREGTNNETPESLPVMTRLSQVEVEGEDWILIDRAVEGATTLEDSWYVMPPACFTRAGPVNIETSPLEDLLIEHPSMSVYRATASPVDPDTPPPTPNAPEDRDSENDVLPPLVSGPTSAASPEPSPRGTEDNQENTRPAIRDDRPPISRSRTEMMIVQLRSAQKVLEKRTTQSLKRGRLERSNKLREVFSVKGKRPRRQDRLRIQNSGANNNRKC comes from the exons ATGCTGAGCAGCTTGGCAAACTACTTACTCGGAGGTAATATCTCCGCCGCGCAAGATTCACGGGAAGGGACCAATAACGAAACTCCGGAGTCCCTTCCAGTAATGACGAGGCTCAGTCAGGTGGAGGTTGAAGGGGAAGATTGGATCCTCATTGACCGTGCAG TTGAGGGCGCGACGACTCTGGAAGATTCGTGGTACGTAATGCCACCCGCATGTTTCACACGGGCGGGACCCGTGAACATAGAAACATCACCGCTGGAGGACCTGCTGATCGAGCACCCCAGCATGTCCGTTTACCGAGCCACAGCTTCTCCGGTCGACCCCGACACTCCACCGCCTACCCCAAACGCGCCGGAAGACCGGGACTCCGAAAACGACGTTCTACCCCCTCTTGTTTCCGGCCCGACGTCGGCAGCCTCGCCGGAACCTAGCCCAAGAGGAACCGAGGACAACCAGGAGAACACTAGACCCGCCATTCGCGACGACAGACCTCCCATCAGTCGTTCTCGTACTGAAATGATGATAGTCCAGCTTCGATCAGCGCAAAAG GTTCTCGAGAAGAGGACCACGCAGTCGCTGAAAAGAGGCCGTCTAGAGAGAAGCAACAAGCTCCGCGAGGTGTTCAGCGTGAAGGGGAAGCGTCCCCGTCGCCAAGACCGTTTGCGCATCCAGAACAGTGGCGCGAACAACAACCGGAAATGCTAG